The Anopheles moucheti chromosome 3, idAnoMoucSN_F20_07, whole genome shotgun sequence genome contains the following window.
CTAGAGTTTTTGGCAAAGATGCACCCATACTACGAGCTGCACATATGTACCTTTGGGGCGCGCAATTACGCTCACATGATCGCACAATTTCTGGACAAGGATGGAAACTTTTTTTCCCATCGCATTCTATCCCGCGACGAGTGTTTTAATGCGACCAGTAAAACGGATAATTTGAAAGCGCTGTTTCCGTGCGGCGACTCAATGGTGTGCATTATCGATGATCGGGAAGATGTGTGGAACATGGCGTCGAACTTGATACAGGTTAAACCGTACCATTTCTTTCAACATACCGGCGATATCAACGCACCACCCGGCATGTCGAAGAACGAACTCGATGGCAAGGGTGTAGACTTCAAGGAGCTCATGAACCAGTCGTTAAAGGAGAAAAAAGCCAGAGATGCAGCAGATCAAGAACGGCCACCAACGCCGAAAATACAAACGCAGGAACAAGGTGGAAAACAACAGTGTGAGAAAAGCATGCCCGAGCATGTGCTGGACGACAAGGTTGAAGAAGAACCGGCGGCGATGGAgacgacaaaacaaaatgaaaagagTAAAGAGGATGAAGCGCGTCCAGAGGCTGAAAAAGCAGACATTTCTATTACAATTAGTAAGGAGGAGAAGGAAGGCgataaaacagaaaagaagaTTATTGTAAAGGAAGCAAACGAAGAGCTGCTATTACACAAGGAACTGGAGAAGGATACCGAGGAGCAGCCTGCACATATGGAGCAACAAAAAGAACTTCAGACAAAAGATGGCGTAAAAGAAACTTCAACCGAAATCGATAAACCAGAAGAGCCGCCAGGTGAAACTGAGTGCTCAGCCGGAAGTGCTGCCAAAGAAGAAGATAAATCTGCCACAAATTCCAAGCAAGAGAAAGATTTAATCGAAGTGGAAGATCCAGACGATTATTTACTTTATCTCGAGCACATTTTGCTAAAGATCCATAAAACGTTCTACGAAGAGTATgataaaacacaaaccatGTCCGATCTGAAGCAGTTAATACCGACGGTAAAGGCGCGCGTGCTGGTAGGGATGCGGCTTTGTTTTTCCGGTCTCATACCGAACAATGTAAAGCTAGAGCAAAGTAAGGCGTACCTGATAGCGCGAAGTTTGGGTGCTGTCGTAACGCAGAATCTGGAACCAACCACTACGCATCTGGTTGCGGTTACGATCGGTACCTCCAAAGTGAACAATGCTCGTAAAagctcaaaaataaaaatcgtcACCCCCGAATGGCTGTGGTCGTGTGCGGAACGATGGGAACACGTGGAAGAGCTGCTGTATCCTCTGAAGGCATCAAATCCCGCCAAAATGCgtcaaccaccaccacactgTCACAGCCCAGGTAAGAACCATCCATACAGGACACACACAGTTCGGAAATAATAACGTCTGATTTCGTTCAATTAGAGCATGCTGTGAATTATGGAACAATGGCACAGTCACGTGAAGAGCCGAAGTTTATGGACACAGTAAATCCATTGTTAAGCTTTTCGAACGACGATCTGGACGCAATGAACAACGATTTTGACGACtttttcgaatcggatgataGCAGCAGTGATGACGAACCGGTGGACATTGAAAACCCGCCAATGGAAAAGTCACTGCGTAAACGAAAACGCGTCGAAGAGATTGAAACCAATCGTGGGCGGCACAACATTTTCCGAAAGCGCGCAGAGGAAGACGAGGACGAACAGAATAAGGAGGAAAAGAGACGCATCCTGAAGTACGACAATCCCGAACATAATGACGAAAACAGTCAAACTAATGCGTCCTcagatgatgaagatgaaagcCCGAGCGCAAAGTTTCGGCGTGGAGAAGATTTACCATCCGACTTGGATATGGGGTCCAACAGTGAGGGAAGCAATGAGCCGATAGACGACGTTGACGATGGAGATTGGAATATGATGGGAGCGGCACTGGAAAGGGAATTTCTAGGCTTGGATGAATAACTTAATCAAGGAGCACTAATTGAAGTAAAATGAATACAAATGAACTCGGTAAAGTCTCGGATAAATGCTGcaatcctgttttttttcaattcgatTAGTTTGTACTACAACCATTCTTCCGAATTTATTTTCACCTACACATCTTATTATTAGACTACTATTACTTTATTTGTAACGTACCACATATTCACATAGGATAGCAAAAGCCCACGTACCACATCACACTGCAAACGGTTGATCTTTGCCATCCTCGTGGTACTTGATGTATGTTTCACCATGAGTAAAATCACGTGTACCCTCCAACCGACCCCTTGGAGGGGCCTTAGAATAGTCAAATGCATTCTTCGATTTGCCAAACAGTCGGTTGGCTTCTTCAATATCTTCGCGATATTTGCCTACGACCACTTTCTTGCCTGTGATGGGATCGGTTATATCTCCCAAAGGGTATACAATCTCCTCGATCGAATGCGAAATGAGACGGGTAAGTTTATTGGGCAATTCCTTTATCAACACGATATCACCAGTTTTGCAACGCTTGTCTGGATCGTGGGCAAAGTAAAATTCGTCCTTTTTAAAGTACTGCAAAGGGTAAACGGAAGGTAAATGAGCATCGAGATTCCTTATGCAATCTCTATATGTTTACCATGTTCAGGTTACTATCCAGTTCCATTCGCCGCACGCGTATTTTGGATGCGTTCAATTTAACACACGGGACAACTTGTCCCAAAAGCATTGCCGCACGACTTGCCATGATTTTAAAGACGCGAATCGCGCGAGTAGGAGCTATCTGTAGAAccgggttgttttgttttcggtccTCGGTAATTCTTCCGAGGTTTTAGTCCGGATTGTCAAAATCGCGAAAAAGCAACGTGCTTTCAAGGTGAATAGATATCAGtattatgatccgattttgttGGAAATTTGGCACAAAAATTTAATGAACATTGTAAAACTTTTTATGTAAAAGCATAATCTACGAAATAAGATCATAAAAAGGTTTTCTATTGCGTTTTGATAGGAAAAGCATATAGTTGTGGTTTGACACCCTTGAACTGTCAAGGCAAGGCTGTCAAAACCAACAAAGCTCTCATTTCGTGCACGTCACTCGAAATTGGAACTTGATCACAGCCAGTGGTCGTGTTGAAAAATCGAATTTTTTCAATTATAATAACTTCCTTTACATTCCCATTTATTCTCGAAGAATAGCAGATTAGCATTAAAGTAAGTGCAGTGGTGGTGCAATGCTGTAAAGCCGACAAAGCCGATGAAGCGATCGAATTAATTTTTGCCAACGAGAGGGCCGCCATTTTGAAGTAAAAGGCGGCGTTACCGCTTCATGTGCGGCTTTACTGTAGTGTGGGCAGCAACTTGTTCGTACTTGAATTAAACTCGTATTACAACGTACATGTTTATGGTTTTTGCAGACTCCGCAATGGCTGATGATAGTTTACTAAACGACTCCAATCTGGCCACGCTTGGCAGCAACGACGATGAAGCCGAGCTCCTGATAGAGGTAAGTGTTGCCCAATGAACTAGCTAAGGAGTCATTTTTTCATCTTCCTTTATACTGCGTTGAACCGTATCGAATTGTGTCTCTTCTGGAATGACAAACACCTCAAAAGGTTTTCTATTCTTACCTGTAGCAGGGTAATCAGTCCGACGTACAGGATGGTTTAAATAGGAAAATGATGGTACTTCACCGCCTTCCCTTTCCTTGTGAAACCTATCATTTATATTAGCCAGTACGGCCCGCGACGCTATTGttaatttcaatcaaaattgTAATATTTTCTAACCATTGATGTATACATTATTGCCATagttgattaaattaaaaggCAGCAACCAATTCGGCCTGCGGGCTGAAAAGTTCTAAGACCCCTGATTTATTACACCCTAGCGCGGTCACGAAAAATCGTTGtaagatagatagatagatatatAATCAGTAAAACAGTTCCATCCGTTTTGTCATCACCAttctttttataaatattCGGGCAGGCACTGACAAGCGATTACTGCAGATCAATTCTCACTTTGTTTAGTTATTAGTGAATGCAAAATTAAGAATTATTGTCGATGTAACATAAATCACACGGTAATTCAATACACTAGACAGTATAAGTTTGTGTATCGATTACGGGTTTCCTTTGATAGGGAAAATCATCAGCTGATAATAATACAGCGAAATAGATAAGAAATTACAAGAATTATGATAGGGTAAGTGTACAGTGGAGCAATTAGTCAGCATACAAACGATTGGAACTCGTTGAAGGTGTTTCGAAGGTGCAAATTACGTTGTTTTAACTAAATATGATGAAAATTACATTTCTCTCCTCAAATAATGCTAACCATTTAAACCCAGATTTAACCAGCATTAAACATAGCAAatttaatgataaaaaaacacttggAAATGTTCTATGGTACCACCTACAATGGTTGTATGGTTCCTATTGTGGTGGTATTGTGTACCAATAGGGATGATTTCTTTTGTTCATCACTCTATCATTAACACTTTTCATGCAATTTTGTATGTGGtataaaatgatttatttaccaaACTTTACATTTCAAAAAATCACGttgcattttaatattataaacataaattttgatAAATGTGTTGTGGTGTTTGAATCAGTGTCCACTCTCTGGCGTATCAACATAAAAacgttttttctctttctgaTTACTCTTAGGACGATTATTTGAAGGGTTCGGAAATGCAAATCGACCCGGAACTGGAAGCCATTAAGGCACGAGTCAAGGAGATGGAAGAAGAGGCGGAAAAGTTGAAGCAGTTACAATCAGAAGTCACGAAACAGATGACCTTGGGTTCGCCCACCGGATCGACACCCATGCTAACGGCGGAGGAAAAGGCCGAGGTGGATAACCGTTCTATCTATGTTGGAAACGTCGACTACGGTGCGACAGCTGAGGAGCTGGAAGCACATTTCCATGGATGCGGAGCGATCAATCGAGTGACGATTCTTTGCAACAAAGCAGACGGTCATCCGAAAGGATTCGCATACATTGAGTTTGGGTCGAAAGAATTCGTAGAAACTGCGCTCGCTATGAACGAAACACTATTCCGGGGCAGACAAATCAAGGTGAACCCAAAGCGTACTAACCGCCCAGGAATGTGTCAAACTAATCGGTTTCCACGAGGTGTCCGAGGTCGTGCGGCCAGAGCTTCGAGGGCCTGTTGCTACGGAGCACACCGTGGCACCAGAAGGCCTATGTGAGTAACACATCACCCAACAAACGAGTATCATTGAACTAActtgcagcaattttttcttctattttagCCGAGGCTATCGAGGTCGTGCCAATTATTACGCACCTTATTAATTGGTGATATTTTCTGAATCTAGAAGTATAATCACTCTAGCTATTAGGAGCATTAGCTAAACTTAGGGGTAAGTAGAActgttattattatatttcctGACCACCTCGCTTATACCTTTATTCGACCCTATATTTCCGataattttgtattttaaaactTCTTCAAAATGAGACAGTATCTTAACttcttttattaactttaaattgtttaaagcCTTGTCAATAGTAGTTATTAAATATCGATACGTATGTGGCTTTTAATCGTCAACTAATTCTCATCTGATATTTGATGCACAAGTTTAGTTTGTGTGCCTGTAAATTCTGACTTTTTAATTCGTAGAAAAAGCTGTATATTATGTTTTAACTCCCGTAATGATGGATTGTGTATTTAGTTCTTTCGTTCCATTGTAATTCGTTACCTTACCAACTAGTTCTAGATCAAATTTACCCGTATTAGTTAGTTGGATGTGATTATACGTAAAATTTTCTTCTCTCACACATCATTAGTGGCACAATAATGTAGTTTTGAATGCTCCTTCAAATCATAGGGTTTTGTCTACATTCTCCTTCACCCAATTTCTCATTTGAGTAGTGTTGCTTTCTTGTTTTTAGATAAACATTGCCCTTTTTATCTAATTTTTacagataataaaatatatatgatatttttcaaaaaacattatttgtcTTCATCACAACTCGAAAAACGCGCTTACATTGCGGCCTTAATGGCCGCCCCTTGTGAAATGCGCAAAAAAGATGCAAACATATTCAATACACCCACGATCGcagaaataatgttttttgaaACTCAGTGCAGCAGACTTCGCATGGTGTGGAAAAAGAGTCAAGGCAAAAAAGATgtgcaaaattgcaaaaaataaacacacatacacaaacaccatggctaaaataaaaggaaaaaagagcaGACTGcgcataaaaaagaaaaaccatgaaaaaaatgattGAAGCACAAAACAAGCCCTGTTCAAAAGATGATATATAAAAGAAATGCTAATGAGATACACCATCAtcggaaaaaaacaatcattaaaAAAGGACAATGGTCCAGCAAAAGTCCCACTAAAAAGAAATGGCGCGATgaagaaacggaaaaaatgCTAAAACAAACCCCTAAAAATGATAAACACAACCCTGGAATACAACCAAAAAGATACAAAGAAGAGCAATATATACAAGATGAATCAACAGAAAGATGCGCCCTGAACTGAAgaagatgaacaaaaataaagagaatgaataaataaattttcgaTATTTGTGTTGCGTAGTAGTACCCTCGAAAGAAGTGTGAATCTTTGATCTTAAGTTTTACCTattgattttatatttttattgtgtATGTTATCGCACTAATGTTGAGCTTACGATTAGTTCTCGTTATATATAAATCTAAAATGGTTCGTCGTCGTACATATTTTCTGCTACAGATTCTTGTCTCACATGTACGGCTGCAGTCGCAAGAAGTGTGCTAGAAGTAATAGCCGCATTGCCTGTCCCGGAACTGCAGTTCGTTACATTTGgaaggtgtccaaaggtcacaTTTGAACAGGAAGCCGTGCTTAAGCCGTTAGCACCTTGAGCATGGATAGACTGCGAATGTACGTGCTGTTGCGGTTGTCAAGAGGTTGTCTTTTTATTCTGCTTAATAGCGATAACATATCGCTGCGCAACCAACAACGGCGGCGAGTATCCGTCCGGGTATGTTGGATCTTCAAACAGTACTTCGTATTCATCGTTTGCCGTCTGGGGAAGTTGGTTGATAATGGCCTTATAGAAGCAAGTGGTTTGCGGGTAGAGTGCCATCACGGTGGTACCTTTGGGAAACAACGCCTGCCCGTCGGTTTCTGGATTAGCGCGCATCAGTGGCAGTGGCACGATTCGGCGACGGCTTAGCACATGGCGATCCTTTTGCTCTTCATCAATATCATCCACTTCGTATTTACTTGTGGAGGATACATACAGTACCACCTCGGCCAGAATCCAGTTTTCTTCGCCTTCCTCGCTCTTTACCAACGCGGCCACCATGTCACCCGGTTTGGCAATGTAGCTGCTATCTGCGGCGATGGACCCACACAGATGAGGAATTTTTTCTCCTGGTTTGCTGACAAAGAGCGGCAAAGTTTGAGCCGAAATCTGCAGCATTTTCATTAACGCGCCTCTTCGAATCGTCTCTTTGTTTCCTGCGTTACGGGCCTGAATTCTACGTTCATTGCGTATGTTTCTAATGTCCTGAATCTTCGATAGGGCTTGTCGTATAAGGTTTTCCTCCTGCAGCGCGTCCTGCAAGCCAACTTTATACAGCGTCTTGAGCTTATGGTTAAGGGCAGGCGATTTGTCTTCGCTTGCCATTTTGGTCAAGCGTATCACGTTGTTGATGTTCGTTTCATTACGTTTGCGTTCTGTATCTATTTCACAGACGAGAGATTTTAGCGACTTCAGCCGTTCCTGCAAATAATACAACGAGGTAAAATGCAAGGTTGGTGCTACAATGAACGAAACATACCTGCACTTGTAACATTGCCTGTTCTGCTGTTAATGGCATGATTGGGTCGGTTTATTTTGGGCTGTAATCGGAAAGGCAGCGACACTTTTTGCAATATACACTAAAATCGAATATATAGAAAATTGCAATCGAGAAACATCAAATTGCGTCCAAATTCACTACGTTAGCGGAATAATTCAGGAAATATGGAGCTATCTTTGCTTGCGCTATTTGTTTACAGGTTCTCTTTGCCTTTGGTATACGAAATGAAACTGTTCGAAAATGTGACAGCGTCGGATAAATGCCAATTGACGCACGCTTTACTATacatatttcatatttctGCCTACAAAACGATTAGAACAAATGTGTTTTAAGAACATGGGGTATGAAGGGATTATTTTTTGTCACAATATTTTATACATTAATAGCAATGCAAAAAAGCTTCGCAATTTTTAGAATTTTCACGAACATGAACCGAGATTTTTGGTGTCACACACTGTCCGTTGTCTTGAAAGGTGTGTGTCAACCGTGCTTGATAATCGGGCTGTGATGACAGCGTATTTACGTTTGTAGCCGCAGATGGCTTAAACGAAGACGCACTTTTGTCTAGCTTAACTTTCTCCCTAGGGTAATAATAGGCTGCATTGTTCCAAATTGTGCGGTTCTCTATTCCTATTTGCAATTGAGTTAGGTATTAAGTGTGGTTAAATGAGCATTTGCGATGGACGCAGATCTTTAAAACGTGTAATTTAGTTCCTCATGGGGGTGACGTAGAACtttacacacgtacacacacacatacatacacacgatTGAGATTGAACCCGCGCGCTAGAGTGGCATCGGTTTAGCGACATTTTCGGTATTGCGCGCACGCAGTGCAGTTGCTTAATGTGAAGATTTTCGTGATCATGCCGTTAATTGAGTGATTAGTGCATGGTAAACGTGGTTATTCTGCGACATGGTTGTTGACGGCTAAAGACCAGAAAGAGAGTTGGTTCTGATACACTTTCATTAAATTTCAGTAAATGAAAGGTTTTTTGTTCTCATCACATTAGTTTTTTGTGCATTCGTAAGTCGTATCAAGAATGATCACAAAGCTAAGATTGAGTGATAATACTTCTTTAGGTGATATTGGCACAGTAAGTATTACTCAACCCGGGGTCAATTCGCAGAGCTCAttcttatctttttttttttggacgcATTTATATCATCCGATAGCCGATAAGCGAGTGTGACACTAATACCGGAGGAACATCCTGTGAAAGTATGAACAGAGACAATCTCTGCCCCAATGACCAACAATCGAATGATTGTGGCACATATCTACAAAGATCCAATCGGAAGAAACCTGTGTTGCCTGGTTCGCTTCTTTCCGACGACAGTTGTAATGCAGTTGACAATATGCTTGGTATAGATGGCGAACGGCCACAAAAGGATTGTGAGGAACCGGAACAGAATGCTGACCTTTCGTTTaatggtaaaataaaatcgttgACTAATCCCAGTCATCCACTGACGACTCCAATCGACGGCTCCAGTACGGAAACTGCTCCACAAGCGGCCGATGATGGTTGTAAAAGTGATTTGCAAACGCGGGAGGACAAGTTCAACGAATCATTTGAACTGCTGACGAAGGAGAACAATTCTTTAATTCATTACAATAACGAAAAATCGCCGGATTTGTTCgcggacgatgatgatgataatgatgatggtgtggtggaaagtggcacTGGTAGAAGGAATTGTGGTTACCAGGAGAAGGAAAATTATGATTATTTGCATCGCTCATACCAACGCGTTAGTGGAGTCGGAGCG
Protein-coding sequences here:
- the LOC128301064 gene encoding 28S ribosomal protein S17, mitochondrial, whose protein sequence is MASRAAMLLGQVVPCVKLNASKIRVRRMELDSNLNMYFKKDEFYFAHDPDKRCKTGDIVLIKELPNKLTRLISHSIEEIVYPLGDITDPITGKKVVVGKYREDIEEANRLFGKSKNAFDYSKAPPRGRLEGTRDFTHGETYIKYHEDGKDQPFAV
- the LOC128301062 gene encoding SAGA-associated factor 29, with protein sequence MPLTAEQAMLQVQERLKSLKSLVCEIDTERKRNETNINNVIRLTKMASEDKSPALNHKLKTLYKVGLQDALQEENLIRQALSKIQDIRNIRNERRIQARNAGNKETIRRGALMKMLQISAQTLPLFVSKPGEKIPHLCGSIAADSSYIAKPGDMVAALVKSEEGEENWILAEVVLYVSSTSKYEVDDIDEEQKDRHVLSRRRIVPLPLMRANPETDGQALFPKGTTVMALYPQTTCFYKAIINQLPQTANDEYEVLFEDPTYPDGYSPPLLVAQRYVIAIKQNKKTTS
- the LOC128301061 gene encoding RNA polymerase II subunit A C-terminal domain phosphatase; the protein is MADPNQNIICAPDDCAIKISKWKVREGFPVTNGSIILFYEQLDGSDKEVKRLKATQSGVVKKRLAREGATVAKGKPVLELGQCSHMTVIKDMCADCGADLRQDEPSSCSKASVPMIHSVPELKVTETLAKKLGQADTERLLSDRKLVLLVDLDQTLIHTTNDNVPNNLKDVYHFQLYGPNSPWYHTRLRPGALEFLAKMHPYYELHICTFGARNYAHMIAQFLDKDGNFFSHRILSRDECFNATSKTDNLKALFPCGDSMVCIIDDREDVWNMASNLIQVKPYHFFQHTGDINAPPGMSKNELDGKGVDFKELMNQSLKEKKARDAADQERPPTPKIQTQEQGGKQQCEKSMPEHVLDDKVEEEPAAMETTKQNEKSKEDEARPEAEKADISITISKEEKEGDKTEKKIIVKEANEELLLHKELEKDTEEQPAHMEQQKELQTKDGVKETSTEIDKPEEPPGETECSAGSAAKEEDKSATNSKQEKDLIEVEDPDDYLLYLEHILLKIHKTFYEEYDKTQTMSDLKQLIPTVKARVLVGMRLCFSGLIPNNVKLEQSKAYLIARSLGAVVTQNLEPTTTHLVAVTIGTSKVNNARKSSKIKIVTPEWLWSCAERWEHVEELLYPLKASNPAKMRQPPPHCHSPEHAVNYGTMAQSREEPKFMDTVNPLLSFSNDDLDAMNNDFDDFFESDDSSSDDEPVDIENPPMEKSLRKRKRVEEIETNRGRHNIFRKRAEEDEDEQNKEEKRRILKYDNPEHNDENSQTNASSDDEDESPSAKFRRGEDLPSDLDMGSNSEGSNEPIDDVDDGDWNMMGAALEREFLGLDE
- the LOC128301063 gene encoding polyadenylate-binding protein 2; the encoded protein is MADDSLLNDSNLATLGSNDDEAELLIEDDYLKGSEMQIDPELEAIKARVKEMEEEAEKLKQLQSEVTKQMTLGSPTGSTPMLTAEEKAEVDNRSIYVGNVDYGATAEELEAHFHGCGAINRVTILCNKADGHPKGFAYIEFGSKEFVETALAMNETLFRGRQIKVNPKRTNRPGMCQTNRFPRGVRGRAARASRACCYGAHRGTRRPIRGYRGRANYYAPY